From Gemmatimonadaceae bacterium, the proteins below share one genomic window:
- a CDS encoding NAD(P)/FAD-dependent oxidoreductase yields the protein MAQAKRTARVVIIGGGFGGLSAAQAVARASGVEVLLIDRTNHHLFQPLLYQVATTALAPSDITAPIRWILRRQRNVTTLLGSVESVDRGARVIRVKGEPEPIHYDYLIVAPGARHSYFGNDAWERWAPGLKSVEDARRIRKRFLLAFERAEWEEDEAARRALLTFVLVGGGPTGVELAGVLPEMCRRAFRPDFRRIDTAMVRVILLEGGPRLLPAFPESLSARAQRDLERLGVEVRVNTMVTDITEFGVQVGEEFIPSQSVFWAAGNAASPLAKTLDVPLDRSGRVLVEQDLSLPGDPRVFVVGDCAAVKQTDGKWVPGVAPAANQMGALAGHNVRRALKGEPTKPFRYINKGDLATIGRHKAVASFFDGKFRFAGYLAWFLWLFIHIAYLVGFRNRLSVLLQWFYNYIFFERGVRLITETEDASMSRHPATQGRTGEFHVRSSQQASVDS from the coding sequence ATGGCACAGGCGAAGCGAACGGCCCGCGTCGTCATCATCGGCGGCGGCTTTGGTGGGCTCAGCGCTGCCCAAGCCGTGGCGCGCGCCTCGGGTGTGGAGGTGCTTTTGATCGACCGCACCAACCACCATCTCTTCCAGCCGCTGCTGTACCAGGTGGCGACGACGGCGCTGGCGCCGAGCGACATCACCGCCCCGATTCGTTGGATCCTGCGTCGCCAGCGGAACGTGACGACGCTGCTCGGCAGCGTCGAATCGGTGGACCGCGGCGCCCGCGTCATCCGGGTGAAGGGCGAACCCGAGCCGATCCACTACGACTACTTGATCGTGGCGCCCGGTGCCCGGCACAGCTATTTCGGCAACGACGCCTGGGAGCGCTGGGCACCGGGCCTCAAGAGCGTCGAGGACGCGCGACGCATCCGCAAGCGCTTCCTGCTGGCCTTCGAGCGCGCGGAGTGGGAGGAGGACGAGGCGGCGCGTCGCGCGCTGCTCACCTTCGTGCTCGTCGGCGGCGGGCCGACCGGTGTGGAGCTGGCCGGCGTGTTGCCGGAGATGTGTCGCCGGGCGTTTCGGCCCGACTTCCGTCGCATCGACACGGCGATGGTGCGCGTGATCCTGTTGGAAGGCGGTCCGCGACTGCTGCCGGCATTCCCGGAATCGCTGTCCGCCCGCGCGCAGCGCGACCTCGAGCGCCTTGGCGTCGAGGTGCGCGTGAACACGATGGTCACGGACATCACGGAGTTCGGCGTGCAGGTGGGCGAGGAGTTCATCCCCTCGCAGTCGGTCTTTTGGGCTGCCGGGAACGCGGCCTCACCATTGGCGAAGACGCTGGACGTGCCACTGGACCGCAGTGGCCGCGTGCTGGTGGAGCAGGACCTCAGCCTGCCCGGCGACCCTCGCGTCTTCGTGGTGGGCGACTGCGCCGCGGTGAAGCAGACGGACGGCAAGTGGGTGCCCGGCGTCGCACCGGCGGCGAACCAGATGGGAGCGCTGGCCGGGCACAACGTGCGCCGCGCGCTCAAGGGCGAGCCGACGAAGCCCTTCCGCTACATCAACAAGGGCGACCTCGCCACCATTGGTCGCCACAAGGCGGTCGCAAGCTTCTTCGACGGCAAGTTCCGCTTCGCGGGCTACCTGGCCTGGTTCCTCTGGCTGTTCATCCACATCGCGTACCTTGTCGGCTTCCGCAACCGACTCAGCGTGCTGCTGCAGTGGTTCTACAACTACATCTTCTTCGAGCGCGGTGTGCGCCTGATTACCGAGACCGAGGACGCGTCGATGTCTCGGCACCCGGCGACGCAGGGGCGGACCGGGGAGTTCCACGTACGGTCTTCGCAGCAGGCTTCGGTGGATTCGTAG
- a CDS encoding MFS transporter, with the protein MVTAFVDMVGLLMVLPLLPFYATRFVGRGPLWQALDAVGMGGEGTVIALLVSSFAVAQLLSAPAWGRVSDRYGRRPALMIGLGASFVAYIVFAFAGNLELLFLSRIVQGAGGGTVGVIQAYVADATEPQDRAKALGWLSAATNAGVALGPAIGSFSARMGPEWPGLLAAVITVVNMGFAWKYLTESNEQAGVRTADRPKVSGSRETLLRVTTHPTLPASRLIWIYAIGMGAFQGMTAILALFLYDRFGINETNIGWVFVYIGALSVFTRAVLLGPAVDRYREPRLSRYGGAFLTAGLLALPFTTNYTSLALAVLLIPLGTAFTFPCVTGMLSQVIPNHERGLYMGVQQTFGGLARVVGPIWAGFAYDYLGKGVPFFTGAALAAFTIVIGMGIEAHIPARKPVSAAA; encoded by the coding sequence ATGGTCACCGCGTTCGTGGATATGGTGGGGCTCCTGATGGTGCTCCCGCTGTTGCCGTTCTACGCGACGCGCTTCGTGGGCCGCGGACCGCTGTGGCAGGCGCTGGACGCCGTCGGGATGGGCGGCGAAGGCACGGTGATCGCGCTGCTCGTGTCGTCGTTTGCCGTGGCGCAGCTGCTGAGCGCACCCGCCTGGGGACGGGTCTCGGACCGTTATGGTCGGCGTCCGGCGCTGATGATCGGACTCGGCGCGAGTTTCGTCGCGTATATCGTCTTTGCGTTCGCCGGAAACCTCGAACTCCTGTTCCTGTCGCGCATCGTGCAGGGCGCGGGCGGCGGCACGGTCGGCGTGATCCAGGCCTATGTCGCAGACGCCACGGAGCCGCAGGACCGTGCCAAGGCGCTCGGCTGGCTCTCCGCGGCGACGAACGCCGGTGTGGCGCTTGGACCCGCGATCGGTTCCTTCTCCGCCCGGATGGGGCCCGAGTGGCCGGGCTTGCTGGCGGCTGTGATCACGGTGGTGAACATGGGATTCGCGTGGAAGTACCTCACGGAATCCAACGAGCAGGCCGGCGTGCGCACGGCGGACCGCCCGAAGGTCTCGGGTTCGCGCGAGACCCTGTTGCGCGTGACGACGCACCCGACGCTGCCCGCGAGCCGACTGATCTGGATCTACGCCATCGGCATGGGCGCCTTCCAGGGGATGACGGCGATCCTCGCGCTGTTCCTCTATGACCGTTTTGGCATCAACGAGACGAACATCGGCTGGGTGTTCGTCTACATCGGCGCGCTGTCGGTGTTCACGCGCGCGGTGCTGCTTGGCCCGGCGGTGGATCGCTACCGCGAGCCGCGGCTCTCGCGCTACGGCGGCGCATTCCTGACGGCGGGCTTGCTGGCGCTGCCGTTCACGACGAACTACACATCGCTGGCGCTGGCGGTGTTGCTGATCCCGCTTGGTACGGCGTTCACGTTCCCGTGCGTGACGGGGATGCTCTCTCAGGTGATCCCGAACCACGAGCGCGGCCTGTACATGGGCGTGCAGCAGACCTTCGGCGGCTTGGCGCGAGTCGTGGGGCCGATCTGGGCGGGCTTTGCCTACGACTACCTCGGCAAGGGCGTCCCCTTCTTCACGGGCGCGGCGCTGGCCGCGTTCACGATCGTGATTGGGATGGGGATTGAGGCACACATCCCTGCACGCAAGCCTGTTTCTGCGGCGGCGTAG
- a CDS encoding ABC transporter permease, whose translation MIEAIGRSVRKSLGAIGAAGRLTVESGRSLQDVSTWGPNFSQQARQLGVDSLPIGILIALFTGVVLSLLASYSFTGAVPRYLVGTLVQKTIMMELAPVLTGLALAGRVGANIAAEIGTMRVTEQVDALETLSFDPVAYLVVPRVLAGVLMFPVVVGVAMMVGLGAGWGASLVLLDLSTPEFLKGVRLFFDNFDVRYGLVKAASFGFAVTILASANGLRTRGGAQGVGGAATQAVVQSAVFILVLDAFWAMVWLLGRAT comes from the coding sequence GTGATAGAGGCCATTGGGCGGTCCGTCCGGAAGTCCCTGGGCGCCATCGGAGCGGCGGGGCGGCTCACCGTCGAGTCGGGCCGTTCCCTGCAGGACGTCTCGACTTGGGGCCCGAACTTCTCGCAGCAGGCCCGGCAGCTGGGCGTGGACTCCCTGCCCATCGGCATCCTGATTGCGCTGTTCACCGGCGTGGTGCTCTCGCTGCTGGCCAGCTACAGCTTCACCGGTGCCGTGCCACGCTACTTGGTCGGCACGCTGGTGCAGAAGACCATCATGATGGAGCTCGCACCCGTGCTCACCGGTCTCGCGCTGGCCGGTCGCGTCGGCGCCAACATCGCCGCCGAAATCGGCACGATGCGCGTCACGGAACAAGTTGATGCGCTCGAGACCTTGTCCTTCGACCCCGTGGCGTACCTCGTCGTACCGCGCGTCCTCGCGGGCGTACTGATGTTTCCCGTGGTCGTGGGCGTCGCGATGATGGTGGGACTTGGCGCCGGCTGGGGCGCCTCGCTGGTGCTGCTGGACCTGAGCACGCCGGAGTTCCTCAAGGGCGTGCGGTTGTTTTTCGACAACTTCGACGTACGCTACGGCCTCGTGAAGGCGGCCAGCTTCGGCTTCGCGGTCACCATCCTCGCGTCGGCCAACGGCCTCCGCACCCGCGGCGGCGCGCAGGGCGTCGGAGGTGCGGCCACGCAGGCCGTGGTGCAATCTGCAGTGTTCATCCTCGTCCTCGACGCGTTCTGGGCGATGGTCTGGCTCCTCGGGAGGGCCACATGA
- a CDS encoding MCE family protein: protein MKRRSNDWIVGATVLGGMALVVVVTMWLQQADIGQQRVEVTARFREVGNMAVGNAVVIRGVRAGRVDDIHLADSGWVTTTLLLDPGIQLPPNPVVLTQASTLFGEWQAVITQRDAVPAIREVVLQLQDSAGAPANTLAGAVLPDIAQLTSVAGGIAGNVASVAERVRTAFDDSAARELRTTIRNLSVMSTELTRTVRLQSQNLDMIAAQVRAGVGDLSSGAAALQRSVGRLDSATSAGEIARIVADAQAAAADLRQMSGRLNEMSESLMRAENSLSRAITKADTLLGRVERGEGSLGLLFNDPSLYRNTDSLLVDLRVLLSEFRANPKRFVNLSIF from the coding sequence ATGAAGCGGCGGTCGAACGATTGGATCGTGGGCGCCACCGTGCTCGGTGGAATGGCACTGGTGGTCGTTGTCACGATGTGGCTGCAACAGGCCGACATCGGCCAGCAGCGCGTGGAAGTCACGGCGCGCTTCCGCGAGGTCGGCAACATGGCGGTGGGCAACGCCGTCGTGATCCGCGGCGTGCGCGCGGGGCGCGTGGATGACATCCACCTGGCCGACAGCGGCTGGGTGACCACGACACTGCTGCTGGATCCCGGCATTCAGTTGCCGCCCAATCCCGTGGTGCTCACGCAGGCATCCACGCTGTTCGGAGAATGGCAGGCCGTGATTACCCAGCGCGATGCCGTGCCGGCCATTCGCGAAGTGGTCCTGCAGCTGCAGGACTCCGCCGGAGCGCCGGCCAACACGCTCGCGGGCGCCGTGCTGCCAGACATCGCGCAGCTGACCTCGGTGGCGGGCGGCATCGCCGGCAACGTGGCCTCGGTGGCCGAGCGCGTGCGCACGGCCTTCGACGACTCCGCGGCGCGCGAACTGCGCACCACCATCCGCAACCTCAGCGTGATGTCCACCGAGCTCACGCGCACGGTGCGCCTGCAGTCGCAGAATCTGGATATGATTGCCGCGCAGGTGCGCGCCGGGGTGGGCGACCTGTCGTCCGGTGCGGCCGCGCTGCAGCGCTCCGTCGGCCGGCTCGACTCCGCGACCTCGGCGGGTGAGATCGCACGCATTGTCGCCGACGCCCAGGCCGCTGCCGCCGACCTCCGGCAGATGAGCGGGCGCCTGAACGAGATGTCGGAGTCGTTGATGCGCGCCGAGAACAGCCTGTCGCGTGCCATTACGAAAGCGGACACGCTGCTCGGCAGGGTCGAGCGAGGTGAAGGTTCGCTGGGCCTGCTGTTCAACGACCCAAGTCTGTATCGAAACACGGACTCGCTGCTGGTGGACCTGCGCGTGCTGCTGTCGGAGTTTCGCGCGAATCCCAAGCGCTTCGTCAACCTGAGCATCTTCTGA
- a CDS encoding L-aspartate oxidase produces MTQRIRTRFLVIGSGIAGLHTAGRCSDHGDVVVLTKRTLRDSSTAWAQGGIAAALGAGDSPELHRLDTLAAGAALCDAAAVEVLVAEGPARVRELADAGAQFDLDEHGRFTLGREAAHSRKRIVHAKGDQTGAEVSRALIHRVRERENIEVLETARALDLIVSGGRCCGVRAAVGGRAVEIIADATVLATGGCGQLYRSTTNPLVATGDGYAIAHRAGATVADMEFVQFHPTALDTPENPLSLISEAVRGEGAVLVNDRGTRFMLRRHRAAELAPRDVVAREIFREQQRGSRVWLDATKLSRTFARRFPGILALCLARGIDPRRDLIPVTPAAHYMMGGIVTDLAGRSSMERLYACGEVSRTGVHGANRLASNSLLEGLVFAERVARDAVAQPKLPRVPQAKEWRVPVLRDRGAAQVAADEIRRLMWDHAGIDRDAKGLREARKGLAAIKTRLAAGATEEINMVETAQLIVESALMRRESRGGHYRSDFPKPKNKWKGRHIEW; encoded by the coding sequence CTGACCCAGCGCATCCGCACGCGATTCCTCGTCATCGGGTCGGGAATCGCAGGGCTCCACACGGCGGGTCGTTGCTCCGACCACGGCGACGTGGTCGTGCTGACCAAGCGCACGTTGCGCGACTCCTCCACCGCCTGGGCGCAGGGCGGCATCGCGGCGGCGCTCGGCGCGGGCGACTCGCCCGAACTGCACCGCCTGGACACGCTGGCCGCCGGCGCGGCGTTGTGCGATGCGGCCGCCGTCGAGGTGCTGGTCGCCGAGGGGCCGGCGCGCGTGCGCGAGCTGGCCGACGCGGGCGCGCAGTTCGACCTCGACGAACACGGACGCTTCACGTTGGGCCGCGAGGCCGCGCACTCGCGCAAGCGCATCGTGCACGCCAAGGGTGACCAGACGGGCGCCGAGGTCTCGCGGGCGCTGATCCACCGCGTGCGTGAGCGCGAGAACATCGAGGTGCTGGAGACGGCGCGCGCGCTGGACCTCATCGTTTCCGGCGGGCGCTGCTGCGGCGTGCGCGCGGCGGTGGGTGGACGCGCGGTGGAGATCATTGCCGATGCCACGGTGCTGGCGACCGGAGGCTGCGGGCAGTTGTATCGCAGCACGACGAATCCACTCGTCGCGACGGGCGACGGCTACGCCATTGCACACCGCGCAGGCGCGACGGTGGCGGACATGGAGTTCGTGCAGTTCCATCCCACGGCGCTCGACACACCGGAGAACCCGCTCTCGCTGATCTCCGAGGCCGTGCGCGGTGAGGGCGCGGTCTTGGTGAATGATCGCGGCACGCGCTTCATGCTGCGCCGGCACCGCGCCGCCGAACTCGCGCCACGCGACGTCGTGGCCCGCGAGATATTCCGTGAGCAGCAACGCGGCAGCCGCGTCTGGCTGGACGCCACCAAGCTCTCGCGCACCTTCGCGCGCCGATTCCCCGGCATCCTGGCGCTCTGCCTCGCACGCGGCATCGATCCGCGCCGCGACCTGATTCCCGTGACGCCGGCCGCACACTACATGATGGGCGGCATCGTCACGGACCTTGCCGGCCGCTCGTCGATGGAGCGCCTCTATGCTTGCGGCGAGGTCTCACGCACCGGCGTGCACGGGGCCAACCGCCTCGCGTCGAACTCGCTGCTCGAAGGCCTCGTGTTCGCCGAGCGCGTGGCGCGCGATGCCGTCGCGCAGCCGAAGCTTCCGCGCGTGCCGCAGGCCAAGGAGTGGCGCGTGCCGGTCCTCCGTGATCGCGGCGCCGCCCAGGTCGCCGCGGACGAGATCCGCCGTCTGATGTGGGACCACGCCGGCATCGACCGCGATGCCAAGGGATTGCGGGAGGCGCGGAAGGGACTGGCGGCGATCAAGACGCGGCTTGCGGCCGGTGCCACCGAGGAGATCAACATGGTCGAGACGGCCCAGTTGATCGTCGAGAGCGCGCTGATGCGCCGCGAGTCACGCGGCGGGCACTATCGCAGCGACTTCCCCAAGCCCAAGAACAAATGGAAGGGTCGCCACATCGAGTGGTGA
- the nadA gene encoding quinolinate synthase NadA — translation MVPRADQETEALQRRIRALAKERNAVILAHNYERPEVQDVADFVGDSLGLSREAARTDADVIVFCGVHFMAETAAILSPQKTVLLPDLAAGCSLASTIDAEQLRHWKAEHPGAVVVAYVNTTAEVKAESDYCCTSGNAVEIVNAIPEDQEILFLPDMFLGAHVRRVTGRKNIHVWMGECHVHAGIDPENIRLQRAMHPEAEFLIHPECGCATSVVEAVSAGDVDPDGVHILSTEGMIKRPGESDSETFIVATEVGILHRLQRAYPGKTFHAANERASCAYMKVTTLPKVLGALERLEHRITVAPEIAARATLAIERMVSIGGGQPTPAGPGVDPGE, via the coding sequence ATGGTTCCACGAGCCGACCAAGAGACCGAGGCGCTGCAGCGCCGCATTCGCGCGCTGGCCAAGGAGCGCAACGCCGTCATCCTGGCGCACAACTACGAGCGCCCCGAAGTCCAGGACGTCGCAGACTTCGTCGGCGACTCCTTGGGCCTGTCCCGCGAGGCAGCGCGCACCGACGCCGATGTCATCGTCTTCTGCGGCGTGCACTTCATGGCCGAGACGGCCGCAATCCTGTCGCCACAAAAGACGGTGTTGCTGCCCGACCTCGCCGCCGGCTGCTCACTGGCCAGCACCATCGACGCCGAGCAGCTCCGGCACTGGAAGGCCGAGCATCCCGGCGCCGTCGTGGTGGCCTATGTGAACACAACGGCCGAGGTGAAGGCCGAGAGCGACTACTGCTGCACCTCGGGCAACGCGGTCGAGATCGTGAACGCGATCCCCGAGGACCAGGAGATCCTCTTCCTGCCCGACATGTTCCTCGGCGCGCACGTGCGTCGGGTCACGGGACGGAAGAACATCCACGTCTGGATGGGCGAGTGTCACGTGCACGCGGGGATCGACCCCGAAAACATCCGCCTTCAACGCGCGATGCATCCGGAGGCGGAGTTCTTGATCCATCCCGAGTGCGGCTGCGCCACCAGTGTGGTGGAGGCGGTGAGCGCGGGCGATGTCGATCCCGACGGCGTGCACATCCTCTCGACCGAGGGGATGATCAAGCGGCCCGGCGAGTCAGACTCAGAAACGTTCATCGTCGCCACGGAGGTGGGAATCCTGCACCGCCTCCAGCGCGCCTATCCGGGCAAGACTTTCCACGCCGCCAACGAGCGCGCGAGCTGCGCCTACATGAAGGTGACCACGCTGCCAAAGGTGCTCGGCGCGCTCGAGCGTCTGGAGCATCGCATCACGGTGGCGCCGGAGATCGCCGCACGCGCGACACTGGCCATCGAGCGGATGGTGAGCATTGGCGGTGGGCAGCCGACGCCGGCCGGACCCGGCGTGGATCCCGGCGAGTGA
- the nadC gene encoding carboxylating nicotinate-nucleotide diphosphorylase, whose product MSADRERQPPRRITPLATPAYAPPGGGFPFSESQIVELVRTALEEDRAFDDLTTLATVVPGHHARGSLVARADGVVAGVPLALAAFRLLDAHVEIRVDAEDGSPVRKGDTVLYLSGAARGLLSAERVALNFLQRLSGVATMTARYVAVVAGTSARILDTRKTTPGWRLLEKYAVRCGGGINHRSTLAEAVLIKDNHLAACNGDVAVAVQRARAYAPGGTLVQIECDTVAQARAAVAARADALLLDNMPIHALRECVELARGHCWTEASGGVSLQTLRGIAETGVDRISVGALTHSAPSLDLALDFE is encoded by the coding sequence GTGAGCGCCGATCGCGAGCGCCAGCCGCCACGGCGGATCACGCCGCTCGCGACGCCTGCCTATGCGCCGCCTGGCGGCGGATTTCCATTCTCTGAATCGCAGATTGTCGAGCTCGTGCGCACGGCGCTCGAGGAAGACCGTGCGTTCGATGACCTGACCACCTTGGCGACCGTCGTGCCCGGCCACCACGCGCGCGGCTCACTCGTCGCGCGCGCCGACGGCGTCGTGGCCGGAGTCCCGCTGGCGCTGGCGGCGTTCCGGCTGCTCGACGCGCACGTCGAGATCCGGGTGGACGCGGAGGACGGCTCTCCGGTGCGGAAGGGCGATACGGTGCTCTATCTCTCCGGTGCCGCGCGCGGCCTGCTCTCGGCGGAGCGCGTCGCGCTCAACTTCCTGCAGCGGCTCTCCGGCGTGGCAACCATGACCGCTCGATACGTGGCAGTCGTCGCCGGGACGAGCGCGCGCATCCTCGACACAAGAAAGACAACGCCCGGCTGGCGACTCCTCGAGAAGTACGCCGTGCGCTGCGGCGGTGGCATCAACCATCGGTCCACGCTCGCCGAGGCCGTGCTGATCAAGGACAACCATCTTGCCGCCTGCAACGGCGATGTGGCCGTCGCGGTACAGCGCGCGCGCGCGTACGCGCCTGGCGGAACGTTGGTCCAGATCGAGTGCGACACGGTCGCGCAGGCGCGCGCCGCCGTGGCCGCAAGAGCCGATGCGTTGCTCCTCGACAACATGCCGATCCACGCGTTGCGCGAGTGCGTCGAGCTCGCGCGCGGCCACTGCTGGACGGAGGCCTCGGGTGGAGTGTCGCTGCAGACGTTGCGTGGCATCGCCGAGACCGGCGTGGATCGCATTTCGGTCGGCGCGCTCACGCACAGCGCCCCAAGCCTCGACTTGGCGCTGGACTTCGAGTAG
- a CDS encoding DUF4332 domain-containing protein: MAYKLEQIEGIGPHFAGILANVNVKNTDQLLRHAKDEGGLKKLAERTQISLAHLEAWAHRADLMRVNGIGPEFSELLDASGVESVAELSMRNPQNLMNLLARVNAEKRLTRTVPALRTLTKWVTRAQDLVLRDKGMVRTLPSSTAGKTAVSPMAQRQPTVPRQPVVGSGAGVGQSSGGYQVSGTGSGPYRMP; this comes from the coding sequence ATGGCTTACAAGCTTGAGCAGATTGAGGGCATCGGCCCCCACTTCGCCGGCATCCTGGCGAACGTGAACGTGAAGAACACTGACCAGTTGCTGCGGCACGCCAAGGATGAGGGCGGGCTGAAGAAGCTCGCTGAGCGCACGCAGATTTCCCTGGCGCATCTCGAGGCCTGGGCCCATCGCGCGGACTTGATGCGCGTGAACGGCATCGGTCCGGAGTTCAGTGAGTTGCTCGACGCGTCGGGCGTGGAGTCCGTCGCCGAGCTGAGCATGAGGAATCCGCAGAACCTGATGAACCTGCTCGCGCGGGTGAATGCGGAGAAGAGGCTCACCCGCACGGTGCCGGCATTGCGCACGCTGACCAAGTGGGTCACCCGCGCGCAGGACCTGGTGCTACGTGACAAGGGCATGGTGCGCACGCTTCCGTCATCGACGGCAGGAAAGACGGCGGTCTCCCCGATGGCGCAGCGCCAACCGACGGTGCCGCGGCAGCCGGTGGTCGGGTCAGGCGCCGGCGTGGGGCAGTCGTCGGGTGGCTATCAGGTGTCGGGCACGGGATCCGGCCCGTATCGGATGCCGTAA